GGGAGCAGGAAACATATTAACTACCGGCCCAGTTGTAGCTGATAATGGAGTGAACAGTATATTAGCTAAGGTGATGAACAATACTGATAATACCGTAACCGTTACCGTTAAACTATTTGATATTGGCACATGTCCTGATCCTAAAGAACTTTTACAATCTTTCGAACTTGAGATTGAAAGTAAATGTGCTAAGACGGTAGTATTGCAAAAGCCAACAACCGAATGGGAAGTAGTATATGAAGGAGTGGTCCCAGGAGTATATGTTTTCACCGCAGGCAGGAAAAATGCTGAAAATGCACCTATTTCAGCCAGTGAATTGGTAGAAACAAATCTCTTCAGGCACAGCGAACATGTAGTAAGTATTGACCCATAAAATTAATAGAATAAAACCCGGATGAAAAAACTTCATCCGGGTTTTGACTATTATAAAGGAAGCTTTCTTCCCAATCCCAGGTTTAAAGCCCTGTTCAAAATTTCTCTTCCCAAAACCACATCTTCTACCGCCATACCTATATTACTGTTTACGATAAGTTCATCCATGTTATTTATTATCAATTTCAAGAAGTTTTTTTAAATCTTCCAGTGTTGTTACTGGACTTTTGCAGGAGCCGTTTTTGCAAACATAAGCGGCTGTATTACCGTCTATTGGTTGGTAGTTTTCGTAAGAGGGAATAATATCTTTTATATCATCGGCATAAGCCCATACGGTGAAGGGCAAAAAATTTGACATGAGGTATGCTGAAAATATTTTTGGGTTATTTCCGGATATCACAACTTCTATTCCCTTTAGGTTATGAAGAAATGCATATAGGAAAAAAGTATAAGAAACAGGATTTTTCTTAATTTTGCCTCCAAAAACTTTAAACTGCTTGTCGGCTATTTCTTCAATTTTAGAGTCGTGTAGCAATCTCGATAGCCGGATGAGGGAATATGCCGCTACGGAATTTCCCGATGGAACCGCACCGTCGTAAACTTCTTTTGTGCGAACGGGTAAATGCTCTATATCATTACCGGTAAGAAAAAACCCTCCTTCTTCATTGTCGTAAAATAGTTCTATAGTTTCGTCCAATAAAGATTTTGCTTTTATAATATATGTTTTATCTAAGGTATATTCGTAAGCTTCTATTAATGACCATATAAGATAGATATAATCATCAAAGGTGGCTTTACCTCTCATAAGGCCATCTTTGTAGCCCACATGAAGGCGACCGTCCGTATCAAAAACATAATCAAGTATAAACTTCAATGCTGTCTCGGCTTCTTTTTTGTAGATATCGCTTTTTGTAATTCCATATGCTTTCAATAAAGCACATATCATAAGGCTGTTATTAGAAACTAAAATTTTTTCATCTCTGAAAGGTTTTATCCTTTTTTCCCTGTATTCAAAAAGCTTTCTTCTTGTATCTTCATTCATTTTGCAGGACAAATCTTTCCCTATCAAATTGGGTATGTTCTTTCCTTCAAAATTTCCTTTTTCTGTTATGTTATAATTTGCGATAAATTCATCGGCGTTTTCCCTTAGAATATTCTTTATTTCCTGCAAATCCCAGGTGTAAAATTTTCCTTCTTCACCTTCCGAATCGGCATCCTCGGCGGTATAAAACCCTCCTTCGGGATTTTTTAGGTTTCTCAGAACATAATCTATAATTTCAACACAAAAAGTCTTAAAAAATTCATCCTTTGTAATTTTGAAGGTCTCGGCACAAACATAAGCAATCAAAGCATTATCGTATAACATCTTTTCAAAATGAGGCACAAGCCATATCTTATCGGTGGAATACCTGCATAAACCGAAACCGATATGGTCGTAAATTCCTCCTTTATACATATTTATCAACGTATTTTTTACCATTTCGAGTGCCATGGGGTCTTTTTTGTAATCGTAGTACCCAAGGAGGAAAAGTAGGGTTGAAGCCATTGGGAATTTTGGAGCTCCGAAAAAGCCGCCGTATTTTTGATCGTAGGAGGATGAAAGAACATCATAAGCCTCTTCTATTACCTCAGGGCTAAGATCTCCGGCATTTTTTCGAGAAAAGTCATTTATTGAGGATACGTGTTCTTTACCTATCAATATTAATCTTTCTTTTTCTTTTTGCCAGAGTTCATTTATCTTTAAAAGAACCGTTTTCAAACCGGGCCTGCCGAATAAATCTTCTTTTGGCAAATAAGTTGCTGCAAATACGGGGTATTTCGTTGGGGTCATGATGATGGTCAAAGGCCAGCCTCCGCTACCGGTAAATGTTTGACATACTGTCATGTAAAAATTGTCTACATCGGGATGTTCTTCTCTATCGACTTTTATTGATATGTAATATTTGTTTAGCAAATCCCCGACCTCTTCATCTTCGAAGCTTTCTCTCTCCATAACGTGGCACCAGTGGCAGGTGGAATAACCGATGCTTAAAAATATTAATTTATCTTCAGCAAGTGCTTTTTCAAAGGCTTCCTCTCCCCACGGGTACCAGTCTACAGGATTATATGCATGTTGAAGAAGGTAGGGAGATTTCTCATTTATCAACCTGTTAGCCTTTTTGCTGTTAATATTCATAGCCATTACCTCCGAACAAAATTTGTACTTATTATTACACTTAAAAGGGAAATTAATTAAAAAAAACTCTAGGGAAATACTCAAAGGAATTTTAAGGAAAATTTATATGGAAACACCCAAACTATTAAAGATTAAAAGGCATATACAGCTAAATGGAAATAAAAATAATTGAGGACTGCATTACAGAACAAAAAATGGGCTTGATATTATTTGAAAGAAAAATTTTTTTGTTTATAATTAAATTAATAACAAATTTATTATTTTTTAGGGGAAGTACCATTGCGCCGATTTGATACACACAAGAAACAGAAGGTTTTAAAGACCTCCTGCGGGGAGGTCTTTTTAGCATGCAATTTTTCGGAGGTTTGTATCAAATGAATAGTCGTAATTATTTTTATATCTTTTACGAATAATCCAGCTTTTAGCGTTTTATTCATTGCTCTTATCGGAACGTGCCATGCATTATCCCGGCCCATATTTCTGGATATACAAAATAAATCTATAATCACAGAAAGTAGAGCTACTCTTTTATCAATTTATTCTATGATAATTAATGTTATATGTGCGGTTATAAACCTGTTAGTAGGAAAGGCTGCGGATATTTCCATAGAAGCGGTTTTTACTACATGTGGTATTGCTGCGGCTTTAGCGTTTATTTTAATCTATGTCTATTTTTATCTTCCTGTCAAGAAGGTTTAACTTTTAGCGAAAAGGGAAAACAAACAGCATATATTAAAGAAAAAAAGAATAAATAAGCAGGCCATGAGCGCCTGCTTATTTATTCTTTAACCGTATTTTTTAAAGTACCAATTTTATCAATTACTACTTCAACAATATCTCCCGGTTTTATCGGTCCTACACCGGAAGGAGTTCCGGTCAGGATTACATCGCCCGGAAAAAGTGTCATTATAGAAGAAATAAAAGCAACTATGTATGGAATTTTGAAAATAAGGTTTGAAGTATTCGAGTTTTGTTTTATTTCACCGTTTAATAAAAGCTTTATAGAAAGATTGCTTGGGTCTAAATCTGTTTCTATCCAGGGACCTAACGGGCAGAACGTATTAAAGGATTTACTGCGGGTCCATTGAACATCTTTTTTCTGAAGGTCTCTTGCGGTTACATCATTAGCACAGGTATATCCGAATATGTATTCGAAAGCTTTTTCTTCTTTTACGTTATAAGCTTCTTTGCCGATGACAATTGCCAGTTCTGCTTCGTAATCTACTCGCTTAGTTGACCTGGGAATTATAATTTCTTCTTCAGGACCTATTACTGTGGTAGGAGGCTTAATAAAAATTATTGGTTCTTCGGGAACCTCGAGTTTAAATTCCCGGGCATGATCGGCATAATTAAGTCCTAAACAAACTATTTTAGAAGGCTCAGCCGGAGCTAATAATTTTACTTCTTTTAAGGGAATGGACTCACCATTAAACTTTGTTTCAATAAAAGGCAGGGTTGACATAGGTTTAATATTTTCACCCTCCAGTAATCCCCAATGGATGTGCCCTTTATGAGAAAATCTACAAAAACGCATTTATATTACCCCCAAAAACTTATTTTTAATTAATTATATCATTCAAAGTATTGAAATACCCTGATCTAAAACACTCCGGGCAATTTCTTTTGCATCTTCTAAAGAATGGTCTTTGAAATTACCGCATTGTATTTCATTTGCCGCTGGTACCTCTTTTGATTCCAATACTTTTTTTAACGAGTTCTCTACCGCTTTTTTAATTTCTTTTAGAGGTGTCACATTAAATTTTATCAGGTAAAATCCCGTCCTGCATCCCATTGGTGAAATATCAATAACCTTATCCAATTCATCCCTTAAAAATCCGGCCAGGAGATGCTCTAAAGTATGTATTCCACCGGTTGATATACTTTTGCTATTGGGTGTGATAAATCTAATATCATATTTTGCTATAATATCCCCTTTTTCTCCTTCCTCAACAGCTGCTAACCGGACATAGGGTGCTTTTACTTTTGTATGATCCAGTTCAAAGCTTTCTACCCTTGCCATAATTAACCTCCTTTTGAAGAAAAACGTTTAAATCCAATATTTCTTCAAAAACTATAAAATTCCTGCTTTTAATTGGCTAATTACGATTTCTTGAAATTCTTTAGATTCCAAATTAAGACCCCCTTGAACATCACAATAATTATTTCCACCATTTGATAATAATAATTTCTACATTTTAATTTTATTTTCATTTATAAATAAAATTAAATATTATATTATTATTTTTTTTAATGATAATAGATTATTTGCTATGGTAGTATACTTAAAATTGTATGATAAAATAAATGTAGTTATAAAAAAATTAATAAATATGAAAAAATAAGGAGGCTTAACATGAAATATGAAATAATTGGTGAGATATTACCTGCGGTGATTTTGACCTTGTCAGAGGGGGAGAGTGTATTTACTCAATCAGGGGGAATGGCCTGGATGACCGACGGTTTTGAAATGAAGACAAATATGGAAGGTGGCCTTTTCGGGGGAATAATGAGAAAACTTTCCGGAGAGACCTTATTTATGACTTCTTATACCTGCAAAAGAGAAAACGCAGAAATAGCTTTTGCTTCTTCATTTCCGGGAAAGATCATCCCTTTAGAATTAAAAGCAGGAGAATCGATAATATGTCAGAAAAAGGCCTTTTTATGCGGAGAAAGAAGCGTAAAATTAGAAATATTTTTCAGGAAAAAACTCGGAGCAGGTCTTTTCGGTGGTGAAGGTTTTATTCTTGAAAAAATCACCGGGCCTGGAATTTGCTTTATAGAATTAGATGGAGAAGCTGTGAATTACAACCTTGGACATAATGATGTTTTGAAAGTGGATACCGGACATGTAGCAATGTTTGAACCCTCCGTTGACTTTGATGTAGAAATTGTAAAAGGTTTTGCAAATATTCTTTTTGGTGGAGAAGGTTTGTTTTTATCCACATTGAGAGGCCCTGGCAAAGTATGGCTTCAGACGATGCCCATAGAAAATCTTGCATCAAGGATAATACCATATATTCCAGAAAGAAAAGGTGATTAAAAACAATACACCGCTTTAGGTGGTTTTTACACTATAAGCGGTCAATACTTTGCAGAAATCTTTTAGTAGGAGGGTATTGAATATGAGTAAAAAATTTATGACTAAATTAACTCATAAAGGAGAAAAAGCGCCTTCTTCAATTTCCTATCCCAAGGTTCCTCCAATTTATCTAAGTTCGGTTTTTTGTTTTGACAGCGTGGAGGAACTGGATTTGGTTTACGAAAAGGCTGAACCGGGTTACGTTTATTCGCGTATGAGCAACCCTACCCATCATTGTACGGAAGAAATACTTGCTGCGCTGGATGAAGGGGATGATGCCATCGTTTATTCCTCGGGCATGGCTGCTATTACGATGTCAATATTAGCTTTTGTGAAAGCAGGCGACCATATTATTTCTAGCAATGTCTTATATGGAGGAACGTGGGAATTTTTAAATAGTGAATTGAAAAAATTTAATATTGAGGTAAGCTTTGTAGATTTTTATAGAGATGATATAGAAAAATATTTTAAACCAAATACAAAAATAATATATATGGAAACAATTTCAAACCCCCTGATGGAGGTATACGATATTAAGAAAATAGCGAAGGTTGCCCATGACCATAAGGCTTTACTCATAGTAGATAATACTTTTGCCACTCCGGTGATATGTCAACCCTTAAGGCTTGGAGCCGATGTGGCGGTTTACAGTGTTACCAAATATTTGGCCGGCCATAGCGATATCTTAGGAGGAGCTGTTGTGGCTGACAAAGATAAAATAGAAAAAATAAAACACACAGGACAAATTTACGGGCCAACCATGAGCCCCTTTGACAGCTGGCTTTTGATGAGGAGCTTGAGAACCTTAGAGTTAAGAGTGGTGAGGCATAGTGAAAATGCTCTAAAATTAGCAGAATACTTGGAAAACCATCAAAAGGTAAAAAAGGTTTATTACCCCGGACTTGTATCCTCACCTCATAAAAAAACAGCGGATGAAATATTTAACAATGGATTATATGGTGGAATGTTAAGCGTAGATCTTTATGGCGGAGAAAAGGCTGCTTGTAATCTGATAAAGAATATGAAAAATATAAAACTTGTTCCCAGCCTTGCCGGTGTGTCTACTACCCTTTCTTACCCCGCTAAAACATCCCATAGATCGATGAGCAGGGAGGAAAGAGAAAAAGCGGGAATATCCGATGGACTTTTACGGGTTTCTGTAGGTTTAGAGGATATTGAGGATATTATAACCGAGTTTGACGCGGCATTACATATAATCTGATAAATTCTAACAGTTGAAATAATTAATAAAAAAATATATAATATTAGTTGCATAATTTCTATAAAAATAAAATCCAAGGTGATGGAGCTCACCGAAAACCGCCTTTTAGGCTAATAGCTCCTACGTATCGAAAGATATGTAGGAGCTATACTATTTCTAAGGGGTGAAAATTATGGTTATAGAAGTTGATTCAGCAAGAGAAAGGTTGATCGAATACCTTGAGGAAATAAAAAAGATTATCGGGGAAGGAGAAAATTTTTCATTAGAAATTGTAGATTATGAATTGGACA
This genomic stretch from Thermovenabulum gondwanense harbors:
- a CDS encoding thioredoxin domain-containing protein; this encodes MNINSKKANRLINEKSPYLLQHAYNPVDWYPWGEEAFEKALAEDKLIFLSIGYSTCHWCHVMERESFEDEEVGDLLNKYYISIKVDREEHPDVDNFYMTVCQTFTGSGGWPLTIIMTPTKYPVFAATYLPKEDLFGRPGLKTVLLKINELWQKEKERLILIGKEHVSSINDFSRKNAGDLSPEVIEEAYDVLSSSYDQKYGGFFGAPKFPMASTLLFLLGYYDYKKDPMALEMVKNTLINMYKGGIYDHIGFGLCRYSTDKIWLVPHFEKMLYDNALIAYVCAETFKITKDEFFKTFCVEIIDYVLRNLKNPEGGFYTAEDADSEGEEGKFYTWDLQEIKNILRENADEFIANYNITEKGNFEGKNIPNLIGKDLSCKMNEDTRRKLFEYREKRIKPFRDEKILVSNNSLMICALLKAYGITKSDIYKKEAETALKFILDYVFDTDGRLHVGYKDGLMRGKATFDDYIYLIWSLIEAYEYTLDKTYIIKAKSLLDETIELFYDNEEGGFFLTGNDIEHLPVRTKEVYDGAVPSGNSVAAYSLIRLSRLLHDSKIEEIADKQFKVFGGKIKKNPVSYTFFLYAFLHNLKGIEVVISGNNPKIFSAYLMSNFLPFTVWAYADDIKDIIPSYENYQPIDGNTAAYVCKNGSCKSPVTTLEDLKKLLEIDNK
- a CDS encoding fumarylacetoacetate hydrolase family protein gives rise to the protein MRFCRFSHKGHIHWGLLEGENIKPMSTLPFIETKFNGESIPLKEVKLLAPAEPSKIVCLGLNYADHAREFKLEVPEEPIIFIKPPTTVIGPEEEIIIPRSTKRVDYEAELAIVIGKEAYNVKEEKAFEYIFGYTCANDVTARDLQKKDVQWTRSKSFNTFCPLGPWIETDLDPSNLSIKLLLNGEIKQNSNTSNLIFKIPYIVAFISSIMTLFPGDVILTGTPSGVGPIKPGDIVEVVIDKIGTLKNTVKE
- a CDS encoding S-ribosylhomocysteine lyase, which gives rise to MARVESFELDHTKVKAPYVRLAAVEEGEKGDIIAKYDIRFITPNSKSISTGGIHTLEHLLAGFLRDELDKVIDISPMGCRTGFYLIKFNVTPLKEIKKAVENSLKKVLESKEVPAANEIQCGNFKDHSLEDAKEIARSVLDQGISIL
- a CDS encoding TIGR00266 family protein, yielding MKYEIIGEILPAVILTLSEGESVFTQSGGMAWMTDGFEMKTNMEGGLFGGIMRKLSGETLFMTSYTCKRENAEIAFASSFPGKIIPLELKAGESIICQKKAFLCGERSVKLEIFFRKKLGAGLFGGEGFILEKITGPGICFIELDGEAVNYNLGHNDVLKVDTGHVAMFEPSVDFDVEIVKGFANILFGGEGLFLSTLRGPGKVWLQTMPIENLASRIIPYIPERKGD
- a CDS encoding trans-sulfuration enzyme family protein, translated to MSKKFMTKLTHKGEKAPSSISYPKVPPIYLSSVFCFDSVEELDLVYEKAEPGYVYSRMSNPTHHCTEEILAALDEGDDAIVYSSGMAAITMSILAFVKAGDHIISSNVLYGGTWEFLNSELKKFNIEVSFVDFYRDDIEKYFKPNTKIIYMETISNPLMEVYDIKKIAKVAHDHKALLIVDNTFATPVICQPLRLGADVAVYSVTKYLAGHSDILGGAVVADKDKIEKIKHTGQIYGPTMSPFDSWLLMRSLRTLELRVVRHSENALKLAEYLENHQKVKKVYYPGLVSSPHKKTADEIFNNGLYGGMLSVDLYGGEKAACNLIKNMKNIKLVPSLAGVSTTLSYPAKTSHRSMSREEREKAGISDGLLRVSVGLEDIEDIITEFDAALHII